A single window of Achromobacter xylosoxidans DNA harbors:
- a CDS encoding ferritin-like domain-containing protein — MDSNSIAAPGGNEPRTGGMACLRAAALEALAAVGWADKLARVRAIGDQAPLDCARHYVAHGALPGRPAVPVLVSPSEVPQRSMATLEGRAALLHALAHIEFNAVNLALDILWRFAGMPDAFYRDWLRVAREEATHFELLNQRLADLGYAYGDFPGHDGLWEMAERTRDDLLARLALVPRTLEARGLDASPLIRNKLAGAGDARSAAIVDIILRDEIGHVAIGNHWYKLLCARQGREPVACYAELASRYNAPRLRGPFNLAARRAAGFDEAELAALQADRG; from the coding sequence ATGGATAGCAATTCAATCGCCGCCCCGGGCGGCAATGAACCTCGCACAGGCGGCATGGCTTGCCTGCGGGCGGCGGCGCTGGAGGCGCTGGCCGCCGTCGGCTGGGCCGACAAGCTGGCGCGGGTGCGCGCCATCGGCGACCAGGCGCCGCTGGATTGCGCGCGCCACTACGTTGCCCATGGCGCGCTGCCGGGGCGGCCCGCCGTGCCCGTGCTGGTGTCGCCGTCCGAGGTGCCGCAGCGTTCCATGGCCACGCTCGAGGGCCGCGCGGCGCTGCTGCACGCCCTGGCGCATATCGAATTCAACGCGGTCAACCTGGCGCTGGACATCCTCTGGCGTTTCGCCGGCATGCCGGACGCCTTCTACCGCGACTGGCTGCGCGTGGCGCGCGAAGAGGCCACCCACTTCGAGCTGCTGAACCAGCGCCTGGCCGACCTGGGCTACGCCTACGGCGATTTTCCCGGCCATGACGGGCTGTGGGAAATGGCCGAACGTACCCGCGACGACCTGCTGGCCCGGTTGGCGCTGGTCCCGCGCACGCTGGAGGCGCGCGGGCTGGACGCCTCGCCACTGATCCGCAACAAGCTGGCGGGCGCCGGCGACGCGCGCAGCGCGGCCATCGTCGACATCATCCTGCGCGACGAGATCGGCCACGTGGCGATCGGCAATCATTGGTACAAGCTGCTGTGCGCGCGGCAGGGCAGGGAGCCGGTCGCCTGTTACGCCGAACTGGCCAGCCGCTACAACGCGCCGCGCTTGCGCGGCCCCTTCAACCTGGCGGCGCGCCGCGCCGCGGGTTTCGACGAGGCCGAACTGGCTGCCCTGCAGGCGGATCGAGGATGA
- a CDS encoding MOSC domain-containing protein, whose product MEIVIDALLAGAVRPLGDSGRDSGIDKHPVEGPLWLGLEGLRGDEHADRRFHGGPEKALHHYAREHYPAWLRELGERAVLRAPGAFGENLSTHGMTEQDVCVGDTYAVGGALIQVSQARQPCWKLNHRFAHQGMSAQVQASGKTGWYYRVLREGWLAPGDTLSLRDRLHPQWSLARIQDILNRRVLDLPTLAELAALPALSPNWRALFEKRARLGQVEDWQRRLQGDPADASTGTPST is encoded by the coding sequence ATGGAAATCGTGATCGACGCGCTGCTGGCGGGGGCGGTGCGCCCGCTGGGGGATTCCGGCCGCGACAGCGGCATCGACAAGCATCCGGTCGAAGGGCCGTTGTGGCTCGGCCTGGAGGGGTTGCGCGGCGACGAACATGCTGACCGCCGCTTTCACGGCGGCCCGGAGAAGGCGCTGCATCACTATGCCCGCGAGCACTATCCCGCATGGCTGCGGGAACTGGGCGAACGCGCCGTGCTGCGCGCCCCGGGTGCGTTCGGCGAAAATCTCTCCACTCACGGCATGACCGAACAAGATGTCTGCGTGGGCGACACGTACGCGGTGGGCGGGGCGCTGATACAGGTATCCCAGGCACGCCAGCCATGCTGGAAGCTGAACCACCGTTTCGCGCACCAGGGCATGTCGGCCCAGGTGCAGGCCAGCGGCAAGACCGGCTGGTACTACCGCGTGCTGCGCGAGGGTTGGCTGGCGCCGGGCGATACGCTGTCGCTGCGCGACCGCCTCCATCCACAATGGTCGCTGGCCCGCATCCAGGACATTCTCAACCGCCGGGTGCTGGACCTGCCGACGCTGGCCGAGCTGGCGGCGCTGCCGGCGTTGTCGCCCAACTGGCGCGCGCTGTTCGAGAAGCGCGCCCGGCTGGGCCAGGTCGAAGACTGGCAGCGGCGCCTGCAGGGCGACCCGGCCGACGCTTCCACGGGAACTCCTTCGACATGA
- a CDS encoding lytic murein transglycosylase has product MKIRYAASLAALALTLSTSAQAADAFATCLAGLRAPAAKAGVSGATFATHTANLAPDMAVIGLLDAQPEFKTPIWDYMAALVDDERVADGKEGIARWRAELDRAASRYGVDPATIAAVWGVESNYGRTLGGRPLLTSLSTLSCFGRRQAYFRGEFYATLKIIQDEHIDPDKLKGSWAGAFGQTQFMPSTYLRLAVDFDGDGRRDLIDSVPDALASTANFLKRAGWNSGLDWGYEVRLPAGLATAGAGRKNKRPLSSWRGQGVTRVDGTPLPPGEAPAGLLLPAGPTGPAFLVTRNFDALYSYNAAESYALAIAHLSDRLRGGGPLAQAWPTDDPGLSRAERRELQRLLIARGYELGEPDGMIGERTREALRAAQRALGLPADGRAGQKALRALREAA; this is encoded by the coding sequence ATGAAAATCCGCTACGCCGCGTCGCTGGCCGCCCTGGCGCTGACGCTGTCCACTTCCGCGCAGGCCGCCGACGCGTTCGCGACCTGCCTGGCCGGCCTGCGCGCGCCCGCGGCCAAGGCCGGCGTGTCCGGCGCCACTTTCGCCACGCACACCGCCAACCTGGCGCCCGACATGGCCGTGATCGGCCTGCTGGACGCCCAGCCGGAATTCAAGACGCCGATCTGGGACTACATGGCGGCGCTGGTCGACGACGAGCGCGTCGCCGACGGCAAGGAAGGTATCGCGCGCTGGCGTGCCGAACTCGATCGCGCCGCATCGCGCTATGGCGTGGATCCCGCCACCATCGCGGCGGTGTGGGGCGTCGAGAGCAATTACGGCCGCACACTGGGCGGCCGGCCGCTGCTGACGTCGCTGTCGACGCTGTCGTGCTTCGGCCGCCGGCAGGCGTACTTCCGCGGCGAGTTCTACGCCACGCTCAAGATCATCCAGGACGAGCACATCGACCCGGACAAGCTCAAGGGGTCCTGGGCGGGCGCCTTTGGCCAGACCCAGTTCATGCCGTCGACCTACCTGCGGCTGGCGGTGGATTTCGACGGCGACGGCCGCCGCGACCTGATCGACAGCGTGCCGGACGCGCTGGCGTCCACGGCCAATTTCCTCAAGCGGGCCGGCTGGAACAGCGGCCTGGACTGGGGCTATGAGGTCAGGCTGCCCGCGGGCCTGGCCACGGCCGGCGCCGGGCGCAAGAACAAGCGGCCGCTGTCGTCCTGGCGCGGCCAGGGCGTGACGCGGGTCGACGGGACGCCGTTGCCGCCGGGAGAGGCCCCGGCAGGCCTGTTGTTGCCTGCCGGGCCCACGGGGCCGGCCTTCCTGGTGACGCGCAACTTCGATGCGCTGTACTCGTACAACGCGGCCGAGAGCTACGCCCTGGCGATCGCGCACCTGTCGGACCGCCTGCGCGGCGGCGGGCCGCTGGCGCAGGCCTGGCCGACGGACGATCCCGGCCTGTCGCGGGCCGAGCGGCGCGAATTGCAACGGCTGCTGATTGCCCGTGGCTATGAATTGGGCGAACCCGATGGCATGATCGGCGAACGCACGCGCGAGGCGCTGCGGGCGGCGCAGCGCGCCCTGGGCCTGCCGGCCGATGGCCGCGCCGGTCAGAAGGCGCTGCGGGCCCTGCGCGAGGCGGCCTGA
- a CDS encoding YidB family protein codes for MSLLDTLASMAGGGQQGGSASLLPALIEQLNKYPGGLSGLIASFQQGGLGEIVASWIGKGQNLPVSADQLGRVLDPGVVNELAAKTGQDTGSVLGSLSALLPQLVDKATPEGAVEPGQSFNPTDLLASLSGLFGNRG; via the coding sequence ATGAGTCTATTGGATACCCTGGCCTCGATGGCTGGCGGCGGTCAGCAAGGGGGCTCGGCCTCGTTGCTGCCGGCCTTGATCGAACAACTGAACAAATACCCCGGCGGCCTGTCCGGCCTGATCGCCAGCTTCCAGCAGGGCGGCCTGGGTGAAATCGTCGCGTCATGGATCGGCAAGGGCCAGAACCTGCCGGTCAGCGCCGATCAGCTTGGCCGGGTGCTGGATCCCGGCGTGGTCAACGAACTGGCCGCCAAGACCGGGCAGGACACCGGTTCGGTGCTGGGCTCGCTGTCCGCGCTGCTGCCGCAGCTGGTCGACAAGGCCACGCCCGAGGGCGCCGTCGAGCCGGGCCAGTCCTTCAATCCGACCGACCTGCTGGCTTCGCTGTCCGGCCTGTTCGGCAATCGCGGCTGA
- a CDS encoding DUF4434 domain-containing protein has translation MTRDEWRCRIATYRRLGCREIFLQWVGLEGGRPDDWMAPRSMLDAIFDEADRSGLGVHVGLPYDQRWWNMLAAPDDAALAAYLDHTRDRGVAYMRAAAWPERRNFRGWYVPYELEQYNWARPERQALLVPWLDAFTRASLASCHRIPSVSTYHSRLGGTGSLMQLWSRVLDEVRIHPMIQDGVGVAGLANYQALEPLHDMLLKRRAAFDLVMELFEELPSGKTDGTTFKARSADFNRVRQQWDVARGYGAKRIVAFTLDPWVIGDTPEARALMDAWMAARV, from the coding sequence CTGACGCGCGATGAATGGCGGTGCCGTATCGCCACCTACCGGCGGCTGGGTTGCCGCGAGATTTTCCTGCAATGGGTCGGCCTGGAAGGCGGCCGGCCGGATGACTGGATGGCGCCGCGGTCGATGCTGGATGCCATCTTCGACGAAGCCGACCGTAGCGGCCTGGGCGTGCATGTGGGCCTGCCCTACGATCAGCGCTGGTGGAACATGCTGGCCGCGCCCGACGACGCGGCGCTGGCGGCCTACCTTGACCACACCCGCGATCGCGGCGTTGCCTACATGCGCGCGGCCGCCTGGCCCGAGCGCCGCAATTTCCGCGGCTGGTATGTGCCGTACGAACTGGAGCAGTACAACTGGGCCCGGCCGGAGCGCCAGGCGCTGCTGGTGCCATGGCTGGACGCTTTCACCCGCGCCTCGCTGGCCAGCTGCCATCGCATCCCGTCGGTCTCGACCTACCATAGCCGGCTCGGCGGCACCGGCTCGTTGATGCAACTGTGGTCACGGGTGCTGGACGAAGTGCGCATCCATCCGATGATCCAGGACGGCGTGGGCGTGGCGGGCCTGGCCAACTACCAGGCGCTGGAGCCGCTGCACGACATGTTGCTCAAGCGCCGCGCCGCGTTCGACCTGGTCATGGAGCTGTTCGAGGAATTGCCGTCGGGCAAGACGGACGGCACCACGTTCAAGGCGCGCTCGGCCGATTTCAACCGGGTCAGGCAGCAATGGGACGTGGCCCGCGGCTACGGCGCCAAGCGCATCGTGGCATTCACCCTCGACCCTTGGGTCATCGGCGACACGCCGGAGGCCCGCGCGTTGATGGACGCCTGGATGGCCGCGCGCGTCTGA
- a CDS encoding acyl-CoA dehydrogenase family protein — protein MRRVFRDDHELFRDQVRRFVAQEIAPHYAEWEKAGIVPRSLWRRAGAEGLLNCALPEPYGAGGDFGHAAVVIEELARANFLGIGFSIHSDMVAPYLDAFGTTAQKERWLPAMARGDIIGAIALTEPGAGSDLKAVRTRARRDGDHYVLDGQKTFITNGVNAGLAIVLASTDPDLGARGLSLFCVEEGQPGFTKGTPLSKIGQHCQDTCELYFDGLRLPVDCLLGRENNAFEYLTQELARERLAIALRAGASLEGMIDEAAEYTRNRKVFGRRVIDYQNSRFKLASARAQATMLRVFLDDCLEKHMAGELDATRAAIAKLNATEMQGAILDDLLQLYGGYGYMAEYGIGRAWADARALRLFGGTSEIMREIIGRGFA, from the coding sequence ATGCGCCGCGTATTCCGGGACGACCACGAACTCTTTCGCGACCAGGTCCGGCGCTTCGTCGCCCAGGAGATCGCGCCGCACTACGCCGAATGGGAAAAGGCCGGCATCGTGCCGCGCTCGCTGTGGCGCCGCGCCGGCGCGGAAGGCCTGCTCAACTGCGCCCTGCCCGAACCCTACGGTGCCGGCGGCGATTTCGGCCATGCCGCCGTCGTGATCGAGGAACTGGCTCGCGCGAATTTCCTCGGCATCGGCTTCTCGATCCATTCCGACATGGTGGCGCCGTATCTGGACGCCTTCGGCACCACCGCGCAGAAGGAACGCTGGCTGCCCGCCATGGCGCGCGGCGACATCATAGGCGCGATCGCCCTGACCGAACCGGGCGCGGGCAGCGACCTGAAGGCGGTGCGCACGCGCGCGCGCCGCGACGGCGACCACTACGTCCTGGACGGCCAGAAGACCTTCATCACCAACGGCGTCAATGCCGGCCTGGCGATCGTGCTGGCCAGCACCGATCCCGACCTGGGCGCGCGCGGCCTGTCGCTGTTCTGCGTCGAGGAAGGCCAGCCCGGCTTCACCAAAGGCACGCCGCTGAGCAAGATCGGCCAGCATTGCCAGGACACCTGCGAGCTCTATTTCGACGGGCTGCGCCTGCCCGTCGATTGCCTGCTGGGGCGCGAGAACAACGCCTTCGAATACCTGACCCAGGAACTCGCGCGCGAACGCCTGGCGATCGCGCTGCGCGCCGGCGCCTCGCTCGAAGGCATGATCGACGAAGCCGCCGAGTACACCCGCAACCGCAAAGTCTTCGGCCGCCGCGTCATCGACTATCAGAACTCGCGCTTCAAGCTGGCCAGCGCCCGCGCGCAGGCCACCATGCTGCGGGTGTTCCTGGACGACTGCCTGGAAAAGCACATGGCCGGCGAACTCGACGCCACGCGGGCGGCGATCGCCAAGCTCAATGCCACCGAAATGCAGGGCGCCATCCTGGATGACCTGCTGCAGCTCTATGGCGGCTATGGCTACATGGCCGAATACGGCATCGGCCGCGCCTGGGCCGACGCGCGCGCCCTGCGCCTGTTCGGCGGCACCAGTGAAATCATGCGGGAAATCATCGGCCGCGGCTTCGCCTGA
- a CDS encoding alginate O-acetyltransferase AlgF, with protein MIRRTHFPILALTLALASASAATQAEGVLAQLYAARPPAGSSFVRVVNPETGPVRVQIANGPSQEISPTQPASTYAIVKGNQPFNLLIDGKPAASLQVKPDTFTTLVVRRDGVNVSYTAIDDSNGAQDALKAELRFYNLAADCPGAKLEVSPTGPTLFQDVQPGASMARAINPVSATLAAGCGTVLSPSLALPALQPGDHYSLFLTGSATAPTLHGQASATDPYGK; from the coding sequence ATGATCCGTCGCACCCATTTCCCCATCCTGGCATTGACGCTGGCGCTGGCCAGCGCCAGCGCCGCCACGCAGGCCGAAGGCGTGCTCGCCCAGCTGTATGCCGCCCGTCCGCCGGCCGGCTCATCGTTCGTGCGGGTCGTCAATCCCGAAACGGGTCCCGTGCGCGTGCAGATCGCCAACGGTCCATCGCAGGAAATCAGCCCGACCCAGCCCGCCAGCACCTACGCCATCGTCAAGGGCAACCAGCCGTTCAACCTGCTGATCGACGGCAAGCCGGCGGCCAGCCTGCAGGTCAAGCCCGACACCTTCACCACGCTGGTGGTGCGGCGCGACGGCGTCAATGTCAGCTACACGGCCATCGACGACAGCAATGGCGCCCAGGACGCGCTCAAGGCCGAGCTGCGCTTCTACAACCTGGCGGCCGATTGTCCCGGCGCCAAGCTCGAGGTGAGCCCGACCGGCCCCACGCTGTTCCAGGACGTCCAGCCGGGTGCATCGATGGCGCGCGCCATCAACCCCGTCAGCGCCACGCTGGCAGCGGGCTGCGGCACCGTGCTCTCGCCCTCGCTGGCCCTGCCGGCCCTGCAACCCGGCGATCACTACAGCCTGTTCCTGACCGGCAGCGCCACCGCGCCCACCCTGCACGGCCAGGCCAGCGCCACGGACCCCTACGGCAAGTAA
- a CDS encoding AMP-binding protein, with protein sequence MRFDFNAYDFADTAVAADAIAVVDAQGALTWAALRAATQAWEQDALRAGVTAGVPLVISGHKEAAFLVAILGCLRLRVPFVPVDVINPPERIARIGELVRAGLRYDAQANTFAAGCASPAPLAEAGLAYIMFTSGSTGDPKGVQIGRESVTLFAGWIRDCLNLGPAPAFMDQMLFSFDFSLFNWVGALELGGACVLCPRETIAQRDRFVQYLADTGINVWASTPSFVRQQLFNPDFDHAHLPRLRAFVFGAESLTPTLAEELWQRFPDVRIINSYGPTEATCSTTWVEIDPALRAQAPNPFPIGRAKPYAEVFIENGEISIAGDHVMRGYLNRPDLNASRMFTRNGKRGYRSGDLGEIDARGLVTFRGRIDDQIKLHGYRIELAEIDAAIAALPGARAGATVALRRPDGAIIRLIGFVEPAEPGAAGLQPLSAALADWKALLGRKLPPYMIPSELVACHRFPTTSTDKADRKQLERMYLDARLSKKPEPQA encoded by the coding sequence ATGCGTTTCGACTTCAACGCCTACGATTTCGCCGATACGGCCGTCGCTGCCGACGCCATCGCGGTGGTCGACGCGCAGGGCGCGTTGACCTGGGCAGCGCTGCGCGCCGCCACGCAGGCCTGGGAACAGGACGCGCTGCGCGCCGGGGTCACCGCCGGCGTGCCGCTGGTGATCTCCGGCCACAAGGAAGCCGCCTTCCTGGTGGCGATCCTGGGGTGCCTGCGGCTGCGGGTGCCATTCGTGCCGGTCGACGTCATCAACCCGCCCGAACGCATCGCCCGCATCGGCGAACTGGTGCGCGCCGGCCTGCGCTACGACGCCCAGGCCAACACCTTCGCCGCCGGTTGCGCCAGCCCCGCGCCGCTGGCCGAGGCCGGACTGGCCTACATCATGTTCACCTCGGGCAGCACCGGCGACCCCAAGGGTGTGCAGATCGGCCGCGAAAGCGTCACCCTCTTCGCAGGCTGGATCCGCGACTGTCTGAACCTCGGCCCGGCGCCCGCGTTCATGGACCAGATGCTGTTCAGCTTCGACTTCTCGCTGTTCAACTGGGTCGGCGCGCTGGAACTGGGCGGCGCCTGCGTGCTGTGCCCGCGCGAGACGATCGCGCAGCGCGACCGCTTCGTGCAATACCTGGCCGACACCGGCATCAACGTCTGGGCCTCGACGCCGTCGTTCGTGCGCCAGCAGCTGTTCAACCCGGATTTCGACCACGCCCACCTGCCGCGGCTGCGCGCCTTCGTATTCGGCGCCGAGTCGCTCACGCCGACACTGGCCGAGGAGCTGTGGCAGCGTTTTCCGGACGTTCGCATCATCAACTCGTACGGCCCCACCGAGGCGACCTGCTCCACTACCTGGGTCGAGATCGACCCCGCCCTGCGCGCCCAGGCGCCCAACCCCTTCCCCATCGGCCGCGCCAAGCCGTATGCCGAGGTCTTCATCGAGAACGGCGAAATCAGCATTGCCGGCGACCACGTCATGCGCGGTTACCTCAATCGCCCGGACCTGAACGCCTCGCGCATGTTCACGCGCAATGGCAAGCGCGGCTATCGCAGCGGCGACCTGGGCGAGATCGATGCGCGCGGCCTGGTGACGTTCCGCGGCCGCATCGACGACCAGATCAAGTTGCACGGCTACCGCATCGAACTGGCCGAGATCGATGCCGCCATCGCCGCCCTGCCCGGCGCGCGCGCGGGCGCCACCGTCGCGCTGCGGCGGCCCGATGGCGCTATCATCCGTCTCATAGGATTCGTCGAACCGGCCGAGCCCGGCGCCGCGGGCCTGCAGCCGCTGTCCGCCGCGCTGGCGGACTGGAAAGCCCTGTTGGGCCGCAAGCTGCCTCCCTACATGATCCCGTCCGAACTGGTGGCCTGCCACCGCTTCCCGACGACCAGCACCGACAAGGCCGACCGCAAGCAGCTCGAGCGCATGTATCTCGACGCCCGCCTCAGCAAGAAACCGGAGCCGCAAGCATGA
- a CDS encoding acyl carrier protein → MDINDIEAKVADLIEGIILTKVDPDTLLIESGLVDSLAAVDVALAVERQFGCKIPPTEIDVHLESVHTLAAFIAEHARA, encoded by the coding sequence ATGGACATCAACGATATCGAAGCCAAGGTGGCCGACCTCATCGAAGGCATCATCCTCACCAAGGTCGATCCCGATACCCTGCTGATCGAATCCGGGCTGGTGGATTCGCTGGCCGCCGTGGACGTGGCGTTGGCGGTGGAACGCCAGTTCGGCTGCAAGATCCCGCCGACCGAGATCGACGTGCACCTGGAGTCGGTGCACACGCTGGCGGCCTTCATCGCGGAGCACGCGCGCGCCTGA
- a CDS encoding MBOAT family O-acyltransferase, translating into MLFNSYLFLLIFLPITLAVYYGAGRFNLRLAALWLCLTSFVFYGWWNPQFVVLLAGSIAFNFLVSLLILHTAARPRLQGLIVGLGVGADLALLFHYKYFATLLNFLTDLGMTSSTMDAIILPLGISFFTFTQIGYLLDCRAGVVKERSLLSYVLFVTFFPHLIAGPILHHKEMMPQFAQPENYRFKAENLSVGGMLFVIGLAKKVLLADGIAPYADAGFAAPGELQFWGSWGASLCYALQLYFDFSGYSDMALGLAKMFGIRFPLNFNSPYKAGSIIEFWARWHMTLTRYLTAYLYYPVAMAISKWRTDRNLPVGAQGVATAGGFLASIVTPTLFTMALAGVWHGAGFQFLVFGLLHAMYLSVNHAWRIFVVGRKPAAARNLNVVKRAACVLLTFVAVLVAQAFFRAHGVGDAMLLMQGMIGLRGMETLDLATHVSGLAWGDAWRVLVGHHLQLIYAVVLLGIAWFAPNAHQILGRYSPALFKPQEAPSPWMRWRPNLPWLAAMLALLFFCLVNLHKETRFLYFQF; encoded by the coding sequence ATGCTATTCAACTCCTACCTGTTCCTGCTGATCTTCCTGCCCATCACGCTGGCCGTGTACTACGGCGCGGGCCGCTTCAATCTGCGGTTGGCGGCATTGTGGCTGTGCCTGACCTCGTTCGTCTTCTACGGTTGGTGGAACCCGCAGTTCGTGGTGCTGCTGGCGGGTTCGATCGCTTTCAACTTCCTGGTCAGCCTGCTGATCCTGCACACCGCGGCACGGCCCCGGTTGCAGGGGCTGATCGTGGGACTGGGCGTGGGCGCCGACCTGGCGCTGCTGTTCCACTACAAATACTTCGCGACGCTGCTCAATTTCCTGACCGACCTGGGCATGACCAGTTCGACCATGGACGCGATCATCCTGCCGCTGGGCATTTCGTTCTTCACCTTCACCCAGATCGGCTACCTGCTGGATTGCCGCGCGGGCGTGGTCAAGGAACGCAGCCTGCTCAGCTACGTGCTGTTCGTGACCTTCTTCCCGCATCTGATCGCCGGCCCGATCCTGCATCACAAGGAGATGATGCCGCAGTTCGCGCAGCCCGAGAATTACCGCTTCAAGGCCGAGAACCTGTCGGTGGGCGGCATGCTGTTCGTGATCGGCCTGGCCAAGAAAGTGCTGCTGGCCGATGGCATCGCGCCTTACGCCGATGCCGGTTTCGCCGCGCCTGGCGAACTGCAGTTCTGGGGCTCGTGGGGCGCCAGCCTGTGCTATGCCTTGCAGCTGTATTTCGACTTCTCCGGCTATTCGGACATGGCGCTAGGCCTGGCCAAGATGTTCGGCATCCGCTTCCCGCTGAACTTCAACTCGCCCTACAAGGCGGGCAGCATCATCGAATTCTGGGCGCGTTGGCACATGACACTCACACGCTACCTGACCGCCTATCTCTACTACCCGGTGGCCATGGCCATTTCGAAATGGCGCACCGATCGCAATCTGCCGGTCGGGGCGCAGGGCGTGGCCACGGCGGGCGGTTTCCTGGCCAGCATCGTCACGCCGACGCTGTTCACGATGGCGCTGGCCGGCGTCTGGCACGGCGCCGGCTTCCAGTTCCTGGTATTCGGCCTGCTGCACGCCATGTACCTGTCGGTGAACCACGCCTGGCGCATCTTCGTGGTGGGCCGCAAACCCGCCGCCGCGCGCAACCTGAACGTGGTCAAGCGAGCCGCCTGCGTGCTGCTGACCTTTGTCGCGGTGCTGGTGGCGCAAGCGTTCTTCCGCGCCCACGGGGTCGGCGACGCCATGCTGCTGATGCAGGGCATGATCGGCCTGCGCGGCATGGAAACGCTGGACCTGGCCACCCACGTCAGCGGCCTGGCCTGGGGCGATGCCTGGCGCGTGCTGGTCGGCCACCACCTGCAGTTGATCTATGCTGTGGTGCTGCTGGGCATCGCCTGGTTCGCGCCCAATGCGCACCAGATCCTGGGCCGCTACTCGCCGGCGCTGTTCAAGCCGCAGGAAGCGCCTTCGCCCTGGATGCGCTGGCGTCCCAACCTGCCCTGGCTGGCCGCGATGCTGGCCCTGCTGTTCTTCTGCCTGGTCAACCTGCACAAGGAAACCCGGTTCCTCTATTTCCAATTCTGA
- a CDS encoding alginate O-acetyltransferase AlgX-related protein — MAQPDKAAPPETGHRRNAIVIGVLLALGLGWGAWCLAQARLGAADVAPTAWMNGTAGTVLNQSLRLPAQGAVNTWNAAIRYRLLGDLGEQVAMGCPQWLFYRDGLRPQPGVHVFDERLRLMRHWVEQLRQRQVRLLVVAVPDKSRIEADHLCGQTVSLPMRRTLDDWNAALHAQGVPFVDLRDALAQAEAPRYFRTDVHMNATGAQAAAARVAQAALPLLGGSGAQAFKEDPAGAPQPRMGDLIVLAGLEQARPGWRPDLDLAEPRKIEPVRGGGLLDDTPPVEVLLAGSSNGRRSNFAERLGMGLGREVWNLSLDGGQFSGALLVALKQREQWPKSLKLVIWEFSEMALSLPLTDDEKSVLARLP, encoded by the coding sequence GTGGCGCAACCCGACAAGGCGGCGCCGCCCGAGACGGGCCATCGGCGCAACGCGATCGTGATCGGCGTGCTGCTGGCGCTCGGCCTGGGCTGGGGCGCCTGGTGCCTGGCGCAAGCCAGGCTGGGGGCCGCCGACGTCGCGCCCACGGCCTGGATGAACGGCACCGCGGGGACCGTGCTGAACCAGTCGCTGCGGCTGCCGGCGCAGGGCGCGGTCAACACCTGGAATGCCGCGATCCGCTACCGCCTGCTCGGCGACCTGGGCGAGCAGGTGGCCATGGGCTGCCCCCAATGGCTGTTCTACCGTGACGGCCTTCGGCCGCAACCCGGGGTGCATGTCTTCGATGAGCGCCTGCGCCTGATGCGCCACTGGGTCGAACAACTGCGCCAGCGGCAGGTGCGGCTGCTGGTGGTGGCGGTGCCCGACAAGTCGCGCATCGAGGCCGATCACCTGTGCGGCCAGACCGTCTCGCTGCCGATGCGGCGCACGCTGGACGACTGGAATGCCGCCCTGCATGCGCAGGGCGTGCCGTTCGTCGATCTGCGCGACGCCCTGGCACAGGCCGAAGCGCCGCGCTACTTCCGCACCGACGTGCACATGAACGCCACCGGCGCGCAGGCCGCGGCCGCGCGCGTGGCGCAGGCCGCCCTGCCGCTGCTGGGCGGCTCCGGCGCCCAGGCCTTCAAGGAAGATCCCGCGGGTGCGCCGCAGCCGCGCATGGGCGACCTGATCGTGCTGGCAGGGCTGGAGCAGGCACGACCTGGCTGGCGCCCCGATCTGGACCTGGCCGAGCCGCGGAAGATCGAACCGGTGCGCGGCGGCGGGCTGCTCGATGACACGCCACCGGTGGAGGTGTTGCTGGCCGGCAGCTCCAACGGCCGCCGCAGCAATTTCGCCGAGCGGCTGGGCATGGGACTGGGGCGCGAGGTCTGGAACCTGAGCCTGGATGGCGGGCAGTTTTCCGGGGCCTTGCTGGTGGCCCTCAAGCAGCGCGAGCAATGGCCCAAGAGCCTGAAGCTGGTGATCTGGGAGTTTTCGGAAATGGCGCTGTCGCTGCCGCTGACCGACGACGAGAAATCCGTGCTGGCCCGACTGCCCTGA